CTTGATCTCCTCCATGCTGACGAGAGCTTCTCGAGCGGCAACATCAGCGCGAACTCCCTCGACTATCGAGTCGAGCACGTTGGCCGAACTCATGCCAGTCGTTCCTTCCTGCACTGCCGCGAATGCTCGTCGGGGCGCTGGTGCACGTTCCGCGATGGCTGGACAAAGGGTATCTGCTGTGTGGCCTGCAAGCGTCACCGACCCTCTGCGGGCGGATCCGGCTTGTCGTCGGTCTCCCGGACGGTGGGGTCATGGCCCTCGTCGAGGGCGTCCCAGATCATCCGTTCCGAGAGCCCGGACTCCGACGCCGCGTCGCCTTCTGTTTCGGCTTGTGCGGATTCGGTCTGCACCGCCGAACGACGTGCGCCTGGAGCGGCGTAACGACTGGTCGTTCGGCGGCCCGCGGTCGCGGAGCGGATCAGCAGCACCGCCGCGACCAGCGTGCAGATCGCGGCGACCAGCGTGCACACCGCGCCGGCGTACTCGCGCTCGGTGAGGACCTGGTCGGCGAACGGAATCTGCGCCAGTTGTGCGGCCCGCTCATCGACATCGGGCACCACCCACTGGCTCACGGCCAGGTAGGCGAGCCCGGCGCTGACGACGGCCAGCAGCAGCGCCACGGCGCGTAACGGCCACCCCCGCACCGCCAGGGTGGCCACGACCGCGGCCCCCAGCAGCAGCGCGACCGGCAGCAGGGCCGTCGACCAGGTCGAACCGGCCAGTTC
The DNA window shown above is from Mycolicibacterium confluentis and carries:
- a CDS encoding TIGR02234 family membrane protein; protein product: MADTPERGSVRGLRIGQLLLVVAALLLWGAARLTWVVLHSSDGLGQPKTVELAGSTWSTALLPVALLLGAAVVATLAVRGWPLRAVALLLAVVSAGLAYLAVSQWVVPDVDERAAQLAQIPFADQVLTEREYAGAVCTLVAAICTLVAAVLLIRSATAGRRTTSRYAAPGARRSAVQTESAQAETEGDAASESGLSERMIWDALDEGHDPTVRETDDKPDPPAEGR